From a region of the Pseudomonadales bacterium genome:
- a CDS encoding response regulator transcription factor: MRILVIEDNRDILANVLDYLQLKGFSVDCAQDGLSGLHLASSGHYDLIVLDVMLPGIDGYQVCRRLREDSRSEVPILMLTARDALEDRLQGLQVGADDYLIKPFALSELVARIEAILRRSSGGHKRLLRVADLCYDLDTLQVSRRGQTLKLNPLGLRLLAILMQKSPAVVRREVLEEALWGEDSPDSDSLRSHVHQLRQIVDKPFDKPLLHTIHSVGYRLAELPDDQA, from the coding sequence ATGCGCATTCTGGTCATCGAAGACAACCGCGACATCCTCGCCAACGTGCTCGACTACCTGCAGTTGAAGGGCTTCAGCGTGGACTGCGCGCAGGATGGCCTGAGCGGGCTGCATCTGGCGAGCAGCGGGCATTACGACCTGATCGTGCTCGACGTCATGCTGCCGGGCATCGATGGCTACCAGGTCTGCAGGCGCCTGCGCGAAGACAGCCGCAGCGAGGTTCCGATCCTGATGCTGACGGCACGTGATGCGCTCGAGGATCGCCTGCAGGGCCTGCAGGTCGGCGCGGACGATTACCTGATCAAGCCCTTTGCGCTGTCGGAGCTGGTCGCGCGGATCGAAGCCATCCTGCGTCGCAGCAGCGGCGGACATAAACGCCTGTTACGGGTGGCCGATCTGTGTTATGACCTCGACACCCTGCAGGTGAGTCGCCGCGGACAAACGCTCAAGCTGAACCCGCTCGGGCTCAGATTGCTGGCCATCCTGATGCAGAAAAGCCCGGCCGTGGTACGCCGCGAAGTACTGGAAGAAGCGCTCTGGGGCGAGGACAGCCCGGACAGCGACAGCCTGCGCAGCCACGTCCACCAGCTTCGCCAGATAGTCGACAAGCCTTTCGACAAGCCGCTGCTGCATACCATTCACAGCGTGGGCTACCGGCTTGCGGAGCTGCCTGATGACCAGGCCTAG
- a CDS encoding molybdopterin-dependent oxidoreductase, which translates to MNEAVVVADSPGAGVGSHIETVRRSCPICEASCGLLVQVDRRNDSILSVRGDPNDHRSGGYVCAKSQAIHHVHDDPERLRHPVRRTANGWEQISWEEALHTVASRLSAIRAEHGKDAIAIYVGEPTGHDYGAQLYLQPLMKLFQTERFFSSGTVDQHPQQMVCHALFGQQWAFPVPDLDHTDLFICMGANPRVSQGSVMSAPDVGRRLDELQARGGKVVVIDPRRNETAAAADQHIFIRPGTDAFFLLAFVNVLFAGHGVDPGRLGPLIDGIDGLRALTDGFTPENTAAITGVAPEVLRDLVRLYQGTERATLYGRCGVSTQRFGTLAHWLICAISLLTGKLDRRGGMMFPRPATGMSGPASEAAHAPPYGRWHSRVRGFPETCGELPASLMAEEITAPGKDRVRAVMTLCGNPVLSVPNGKRIREAMKSVDFMVAMDIYINETTSQADIILPSRSQLERNNCDLMSQSTSLRNFVNYSPAVLPPDPGSMDLWEILLEITARVAGIDAPTMDDMIIEGLVQQLAAVPGRNVDAATMLVRLGETGGPERMLDAMLRCGPYGDGFDDAADGLSLAKVIAGDRCVDLGPMQPALPQALRTPGGRIDLMHHIFTDDLPRLRAEFERRGSCGPSDMLLIGRRHLRDMNSWLHNQRAYVRGRNRCTLKVHPDDALRIGLIDGGRARVSSRVGSAEVIVEVSDEVMTGVVSLPHGFGHRYGDSLQSIATSVQPGVSCNDLIDDDVLDMASGTSVVNGAAVQLFPLEP; encoded by the coding sequence ATGAACGAGGCCGTGGTTGTCGCAGACAGTCCTGGTGCCGGTGTGGGGTCGCACATCGAAACCGTGCGCCGCTCGTGTCCGATCTGCGAGGCGAGTTGTGGGCTGCTGGTCCAGGTCGACCGCCGCAACGACAGCATATTGTCCGTGCGTGGCGATCCGAACGACCATCGCAGCGGTGGCTACGTGTGCGCCAAATCGCAGGCTATTCACCATGTCCACGACGATCCCGAGCGCCTGCGCCATCCGGTGAGGCGTACTGCGAACGGATGGGAGCAGATTTCCTGGGAAGAAGCGCTGCATACGGTTGCCAGCCGCCTCAGCGCGATTCGCGCCGAGCACGGCAAGGATGCCATCGCCATCTACGTAGGTGAGCCTACCGGCCACGACTACGGCGCACAGCTCTACCTGCAGCCGCTGATGAAGCTGTTCCAGACCGAGCGCTTCTTCTCGTCGGGTACGGTCGACCAGCATCCGCAGCAGATGGTCTGCCATGCGTTGTTCGGCCAGCAATGGGCCTTCCCGGTGCCGGACCTCGACCACACCGATCTGTTCATCTGCATGGGTGCCAACCCGCGGGTATCGCAGGGCAGCGTGATGTCGGCGCCGGATGTGGGGCGTCGCCTCGACGAGCTGCAGGCGCGTGGCGGCAAGGTGGTCGTGATCGATCCGCGGCGCAACGAGACGGCGGCTGCGGCTGACCAGCACATATTCATCCGTCCGGGTACCGATGCCTTCTTCCTGCTGGCGTTCGTCAACGTGCTGTTTGCCGGTCATGGTGTCGATCCGGGTCGGCTTGGGCCACTGATCGACGGCATCGATGGACTGCGGGCATTGACTGACGGTTTTACCCCGGAGAACACGGCGGCGATCACCGGTGTGGCCCCAGAGGTGCTGCGCGACCTGGTGCGTCTGTACCAGGGCACCGAACGCGCCACCCTGTACGGGCGCTGCGGCGTGAGCACGCAGCGCTTCGGTACGCTGGCGCACTGGTTGATCTGTGCGATCAGCCTGCTCACCGGCAAGCTCGATCGGCGTGGCGGCATGATGTTTCCGCGCCCAGCGACCGGCATGTCCGGCCCGGCCAGCGAGGCTGCGCACGCGCCTCCCTACGGCCGCTGGCATTCGCGGGTGCGCGGCTTTCCCGAAACCTGCGGTGAGCTGCCAGCCTCGCTGATGGCAGAAGAAATCACCGCTCCGGGCAAGGACCGGGTGCGTGCCGTGATGACGCTGTGCGGCAACCCGGTGCTCAGCGTGCCGAACGGCAAGCGCATTCGCGAAGCGATGAAATCCGTGGACTTCATGGTGGCGATGGATATCTACATCAACGAGACCACCAGCCAGGCAGACATCATCCTGCCCTCCCGCTCGCAACTGGAACGCAACAATTGCGATCTGATGTCGCAGAGCACGAGCTTGCGCAATTTCGTCAACTATTCGCCGGCAGTGCTGCCGCCTGACCCGGGGTCGATGGACCTGTGGGAGATCCTCCTCGAGATCACGGCGCGTGTAGCCGGCATCGATGCGCCAACCATGGATGACATGATCATCGAAGGTCTGGTGCAACAGCTTGCCGCAGTGCCGGGGCGCAACGTGGACGCTGCAACGATGCTGGTCAGGCTCGGCGAGACGGGCGGTCCCGAACGCATGCTCGACGCCATGCTGCGCTGCGGGCCGTATGGTGATGGTTTCGACGATGCGGCCGATGGTCTGTCGCTGGCCAAGGTGATTGCCGGTGATCGTTGTGTGGATCTTGGTCCGATGCAGCCGGCGTTGCCGCAAGCACTGCGTACGCCGGGCGGTCGCATCGATCTGATGCACCATATCTTCACCGACGATCTGCCGCGGCTGCGCGCGGAGTTCGAACGCCGTGGCAGTTGTGGGCCCAGCGACATGTTGCTGATCGGGCGTCGCCACCTGCGCGACATGAACAGCTGGCTGCACAACCAGCGTGCGTACGTGCGTGGCAGGAATCGTTGCACCCTGAAGGTGCATCCCGACGACGCCCTTCGCATTGGCCTGATCGATGGTGGCCGCGCCCGTGTGAGCTCGCGTGTCGGCAGCGCGGAAGTGATCGTCGAGGTCAGCGACGAAGTGATGACTGGCGTGGTCAGCCTGCCGCACGGCTTCGGGCACCGTTACGGTGATTCATTGCAGTCGATCGCCACGTCGGTACAGCCCGGTGTGAGCTGCAATGACCTGATCGACGACGACGTGCTGGATATGGCTTCCGGCACCAGCGTGGTCAATGGTGCTGCCGTGCAGTTGTTTCCGCTCGAACCCTGA
- a CDS encoding alpha/beta fold hydrolase gives MSIRPFTIAIPDERLDWIARRLDEAQWPDPAEGEPWAYGTSITVLRDLVEHWRSAYDWRAREAAMNRFAQFLVDVDVDGTPYSIHLIHVTGRGPQPQPKPVLITHGWPGSFVEFLDVIEPLTDPAAHGGDAADALSVVIPSLIGYGFSSKPRKPIGPRTIARAFDAAMAVLGYRDYVAQGGDWGASVSSWLGYEAPGCTAVHLNFTFGWTNPDTRPETAEEIAAVTAIGNMWRVESGYMVIQSTKPQTLSYAMGDSPLGVAAWILEKFHRWSDLPDGDLWAVHSRERIIDNIMVYLATGTFGTASWLYRGVLDEPVPPGARVLKPVAVANFPGELTRYPRSMVEKSCNVVRWSEQPRGGHFAAMEQPALFVAELREFVRSLR, from the coding sequence ATGAGTATCCGTCCCTTCACGATCGCCATCCCTGACGAACGCCTCGACTGGATCGCCCGCCGGCTCGACGAGGCGCAATGGCCCGACCCCGCCGAGGGAGAGCCCTGGGCCTACGGCACCAGCATCACCGTGCTGCGCGATCTGGTCGAGCATTGGCGCAGCGCATACGACTGGCGCGCACGTGAGGCGGCAATGAACCGCTTTGCGCAGTTCCTGGTCGATGTCGACGTGGACGGAACGCCGTACTCGATCCACCTCATCCACGTCACCGGCCGCGGACCGCAGCCGCAGCCGAAGCCGGTACTGATCACCCACGGCTGGCCGGGTTCATTCGTCGAATTCCTCGACGTGATCGAACCACTGACCGACCCGGCCGCGCACGGAGGCGACGCCGCCGACGCGCTGAGCGTCGTGATCCCGTCACTGATCGGCTACGGCTTTTCGTCCAAGCCACGCAAGCCGATCGGACCACGGACGATCGCGCGCGCCTTCGACGCTGCGATGGCTGTGCTCGGCTATCGCGATTACGTAGCCCAGGGCGGTGACTGGGGCGCCTCGGTATCGAGCTGGCTCGGCTACGAAGCACCAGGCTGCACGGCCGTTCACCTCAACTTCACGTTCGGATGGACCAACCCCGACACGCGCCCCGAAACCGCAGAGGAAATCGCCGCGGTGACGGCTATCGGCAACATGTGGCGCGTCGAGAGTGGCTACATGGTCATCCAGTCGACCAAGCCGCAGACGCTCTCCTACGCGATGGGCGACAGCCCGCTCGGCGTTGCCGCCTGGATTCTCGAGAAATTCCACCGCTGGTCGGACCTGCCCGACGGCGACCTCTGGGCAGTCCATTCGCGCGAGAGGATCATCGACAACATCATGGTCTATCTGGCGACCGGAACCTTCGGCACCGCCTCGTGGCTGTATCGCGGCGTGCTGGACGAGCCGGTTCCGCCCGGTGCACGGGTACTCAAACCCGTTGCGGTCGCCAACTTCCCCGGCGAGCTCACGCGCTATCCGCGCTCGATGGTCGAAAAGAGCTGCAACGTGGTGCGCTGGAGCGAGCAGCCACGCGGCGGACACTTTGCCGCGATGGAACAGCCCGCGCTATTCGTCGCCGAACTGCGCGAGTTCGTTCGCAGCCTGCGCTGA
- a CDS encoding DUF45 domain-containing protein, which translates to MPLIHLADGRRIPYRIRVSPRSRRVRLTLNPRDGLVMVTPPGVSRLQLARLAYEWRDWVAHQLDALGIDEFGAAGADGIELPDTILLAGLEEEWDVVHRHTSSASARVTMKDDGQLLLSGASGDVPARVAALRRWVMRRARDTLPECLEAVAEETGLDFASVTVRAQRKRWGSCSTRGDISLNYQLLFLPPPLLRHVLLHELCHTVEMNHSPRFWATVRRFEPDLDSMRVEMRQAWTHVPDWVSADA; encoded by the coding sequence ATGCCGTTGATCCATCTCGCCGACGGACGCCGGATCCCGTACCGGATTCGCGTTTCGCCGCGCAGTCGTCGTGTGCGTCTCACGCTGAATCCGCGTGACGGGCTGGTGATGGTTACGCCGCCGGGCGTGAGTCGCCTCCAGCTTGCACGGCTTGCGTACGAGTGGCGTGACTGGGTGGCACATCAGCTCGATGCGCTGGGCATCGACGAATTCGGCGCTGCCGGCGCCGACGGGATCGAATTGCCTGACACTATCCTGCTGGCCGGTCTCGAAGAGGAATGGGACGTAGTGCATCGCCATACGTCTTCGGCGTCGGCGCGCGTGACCATGAAGGACGACGGTCAGCTGCTGTTGAGCGGTGCCTCTGGCGACGTGCCGGCGCGCGTTGCAGCACTGCGTCGCTGGGTGATGCGGCGCGCCCGTGACACGCTGCCGGAGTGTCTGGAAGCGGTTGCAGAGGAGACCGGTCTCGATTTCGCCAGTGTCACGGTCCGTGCCCAGCGCAAGCGCTGGGGCAGTTGCTCGACGCGTGGTGACATCAGCCTCAACTACCAGTTGCTGTTCCTGCCGCCGCCGTTGCTGCGCCACGTGCTGCTGCACGAACTCTGCCATACGGTCGAGATGAATCATTCGCCGCGCTTCTGGGCGACCGTGCGTCGCTTCGAGCCCGACCTGGATTCGATGCGCGTGGAGATGCGCCAGGCATGGACGCACGTGCCGGACTGGGTGAGTGCCGATGCGTGA
- the nadA gene encoding quinolinate synthase NadA, with translation MAAEAEMVKAFLRTRHPVELSDEEIAGLKSRIAARLRETDAVLVAHYYTSPLVQALAEETGGCVSDSLQMARFGHDHPASTLVVAGVRFMGETAKILTPDKRVLMPTLEATCSLDVGCPAGPFGEFCDRHPDRTVVVYANTSAAVKARSDWVVTSSIALDVVEYLSSRGEKILWAPDKYLGSWVQRETGADMLLWDGACIVHEEFKAKGIEDLLKVYPDAAVLVHPESPAPVIALADAVGSTTQIIDAARRMPNPRFIVATDQGIFYQLQRQVPDKEFIIAPTAGEGATCRSCAHCPWMAMNDLEALLACLDGGPGHEIEVDRELGARAMIPLQRMVNFSRERARA, from the coding sequence ATGGCCGCCGAGGCCGAAATGGTCAAGGCGTTCCTGCGTACCAGGCATCCCGTCGAGTTGAGCGATGAGGAGATAGCGGGCCTCAAGTCGCGCATTGCCGCGCGCCTGCGCGAGACGGATGCAGTCCTCGTCGCGCACTACTACACGTCGCCACTGGTGCAGGCTCTTGCCGAGGAAACCGGCGGCTGCGTTTCCGATTCGCTGCAGATGGCCCGTTTCGGGCACGACCATCCGGCGAGCACGCTGGTCGTCGCAGGCGTGCGCTTCATGGGCGAGACCGCGAAGATACTCACTCCCGACAAGCGGGTACTGATGCCGACGCTGGAGGCGACCTGCTCGCTTGATGTCGGCTGCCCTGCGGGTCCGTTCGGGGAGTTCTGTGACCGGCACCCGGACCGCACCGTCGTCGTGTACGCGAACACCTCGGCGGCCGTCAAGGCGCGCTCCGACTGGGTCGTGACGTCGAGCATCGCGCTCGACGTGGTCGAATACCTCTCGTCACGGGGCGAGAAGATCCTGTGGGCGCCGGACAAGTATCTCGGCTCGTGGGTGCAACGCGAGACCGGTGCCGACATGCTGCTGTGGGACGGTGCCTGCATCGTGCACGAGGAGTTCAAGGCCAAGGGGATCGAGGATCTGCTGAAGGTGTACCCGGACGCTGCCGTGCTGGTGCATCCGGAGTCACCGGCACCGGTGATCGCGCTGGCGGATGCCGTCGGCAGCACCACGCAGATCATCGATGCGGCGCGCCGTATGCCGAATCCACGCTTCATCGTGGCCACCGATCAGGGCATCTTCTACCAGTTGCAGCGCCAGGTTCCGGACAAGGAGTTCATCATCGCCCCGACGGCCGGAGAGGGAGCCACCTGCCGCAGTTGTGCCCACTGTCCGTGGATGGCGATGAATGATCTGGAAGCGTTGCTGGCTTGTCTGGACGGTGGCCCGGGACACGAGATAGAAGTCGATCGTGAGCTTGGTGCACGCGCGATGATTCCGTTGCAGCGCATGGTCAATTTTTCGCGCGAACGCGCCAGGGCGTAG
- a CDS encoding M48 family metallopeptidase → MPFPFASVCSRSLALAIGGLALVIGWQNAQAIDIELPALGDASSAVVSPQVERKLGQAWLRMFRSQVRTVSDPLLADYLEHLVFDLASHSELSEVQLDVVVVENQTINAFAVPGGIVGIHNGLLLYAEHEDELASVIAHELAHLSQRHFARGVEEARSKSVPNMLALLGSLVIAATAGGDAGMAAITATQAAIQQQQLRFSRSHESEADRIGMQTLVATGYDPEGMPRMFTRMLESLRYAGQRPPEFLLSHPVTENRVADSRNRARNSAQGGRQNSVDFALMRARVQLSFAETPGFAIKRFRAEIDKHGEGTPGDIYGLVLALTQANELEQARQALAPLLRADPGRIAYVLAAADIDLAAGNPGAAAERLQRQLAVSPGNHPLTMAYAEALQRQGDPQQAARILAAHAQRRPADPQVWYELAEAWGLAGRIVDVHRTRAEYFILNGALDQAEHQLGYALDLASGDFHTSASVQARITDIRAMREEIDL, encoded by the coding sequence GTGCCATTTCCGTTCGCCAGCGTCTGCAGTCGCTCGCTTGCTCTTGCCATCGGCGGCCTTGCGCTGGTCATCGGCTGGCAGAATGCCCAGGCGATCGACATCGAACTGCCTGCTCTCGGCGACGCGTCGTCAGCAGTGGTTTCGCCACAGGTGGAGCGCAAGCTCGGGCAGGCGTGGCTGCGCATGTTCCGCAGCCAGGTGCGCACGGTATCCGACCCTCTGCTGGCAGACTACCTCGAGCACCTCGTGTTCGATCTCGCCTCCCACAGCGAACTGAGCGAGGTGCAACTCGACGTCGTCGTGGTCGAGAACCAGACCATCAACGCATTCGCGGTCCCCGGCGGCATCGTCGGGATACATAACGGCCTGTTGCTGTACGCGGAACACGAGGACGAACTCGCATCGGTCATCGCGCACGAACTCGCGCACCTCAGCCAGCGTCACTTCGCACGCGGTGTCGAGGAGGCACGCAGCAAGTCGGTGCCGAACATGCTGGCATTGCTGGGCAGCCTGGTCATCGCGGCAACCGCCGGCGGCGATGCAGGCATGGCGGCGATCACGGCGACCCAGGCAGCGATCCAGCAGCAGCAACTGCGCTTCAGCCGCTCACACGAGAGCGAGGCCGACCGGATCGGGATGCAGACGCTGGTTGCCACCGGCTACGACCCCGAAGGCATGCCACGGATGTTCACGCGCATGCTCGAATCGCTGCGCTACGCAGGGCAACGCCCGCCGGAATTCCTCCTCTCGCACCCGGTGACCGAGAACCGCGTCGCCGATTCGCGCAACCGCGCCCGCAATTCTGCGCAAGGTGGCCGTCAGAACAGCGTCGATTTCGCGCTGATGCGCGCACGCGTGCAGCTCTCCTTCGCCGAGACCCCGGGCTTTGCGATCAAGCGCTTTCGCGCCGAAATCGACAAACACGGCGAGGGTACGCCCGGTGATATCTACGGCCTCGTGCTGGCACTGACCCAGGCCAACGAACTGGAGCAGGCGCGACAGGCCCTGGCACCATTGCTGCGTGCCGATCCGGGACGCATCGCGTATGTGCTCGCGGCCGCGGATATCGACCTCGCAGCAGGCAATCCCGGCGCTGCCGCCGAGCGCCTGCAACGCCAGCTCGCCGTCAGCCCCGGCAACCATCCCTTGACGATGGCGTACGCCGAAGCGCTGCAACGCCAGGGCGACCCGCAGCAGGCTGCGCGCATCCTGGCTGCGCACGCTCAGCGTCGGCCTGCGGATCCACAGGTGTGGTACGAGCTTGCCGAAGCCTGGGGACTTGCGGGACGCATTGTCGATGTGCACCGCACCCGTGCCGAGTACTTCATCCTGAATGGTGCGCTGGACCAGGCCGAGCACCAGCTCGGTTACGCACTCGATCTCGCCTCGGGTGACTTCCACACCAGCGCCAGTGTGCAGGCACGCATCACCGACATTCGCGCGATGCGGGAAGAAATCGACCTGTAA
- a CDS encoding sulfurtransferase TusA family protein: MHEVDARGMSCPLPLLKAKKALNAMSPGERVRVLSTDAGSVRDFHAFCEQSGNLLLEFSCENDVYTHVLQKRVAS; this comes from the coding sequence ATGCACGAGGTGGATGCACGCGGCATGTCCTGTCCGTTGCCGCTGCTCAAGGCCAAGAAGGCCCTCAATGCGATGTCGCCCGGGGAGCGCGTGCGCGTGCTCAGCACGGATGCGGGTTCGGTGCGTGATTTCCATGCATTCTGCGAACAGAGCGGCAACCTGTTGCTGGAATTCTCGTGCGAGAACGATGTCTACACCCACGTGCTGCAGAAGCGTGTTGCCAGCTGA